A genome region from Desulforapulum autotrophicum HRM2 includes the following:
- a CDS encoding PAS domain-containing hybrid sensor histidine kinase/response regulator: MELRDTGMNAKLEIKRPLTSSSRLKKFLFIYLAIGSLALVLTLSSAIILPLYSRLKASEDRNIKHAVEIRAMAISEWARRSKDLAWQITSRTRIRQELKKYNNGEISLDQVKSFTEPKLADAMNLSKEILGIIRLDNKEQLVSKCGLNVPKEKWPLSDITLKNITVSQPSIISDYSVFIVRAPILSHDGAYEGADLIVIDLSNLKAITSNYSGLGKTSQIILGYSFFDNSINQVFPLKSQNLDVDNGQTFNSTVATLLKKGINGNKGLEKIDKNVFAYTPLVDFSWVLLISQSENELYASLNNKLLIIGSSLIFIYLVFILGFWLIMNPLSGRLLMHAEELEESIIKKTQYLNDEILIRQKSEKKLRQSEEMMLNSQSVAHICSYSTDLNAGEIEKSAWVCSPEFYKIFGIDKTYPHTIEGWANFIHPDDRKEVFDYHESVVKEKKMFSREYKIIRINDGEERWVHGTGKLEFDEKGNPVRMHGAIQDITERKNLEFQVQQAQKMESIGNLAGGIAHDFNNLLYPIIGFAEMLIEDLPPKSPEHESAQAIFNAGKRGCELVKQILAFSRQVDHQLSPVRFQKILAEVFKLTRSTIPSDIEIYQDIQKDCGLVMAEETQLHQIAMNLITNAYHAVEKTGGKISVQLKEITLDNDDLKDRPLQVGQYVMLSVSDNGVGIPREIMNNIFDPYFTTKEQGKGTGLGLAVVYGILREHKGDVKVYSEVGKGTTFNVYLPVMKESDEPISTEKELYKLTGTERILLVDDEISVVRLEKQMLERLGYKVSAWSNSIEALETFNSNPDGYDLVISDMTMPNMTGDQLAKELMAIRPDIPIIICTGFSERINKEQAEANKVKGFLMKPVVKSEMAQMVRKVLDEAKVYKGN, encoded by the coding sequence ATGGAGTTGAGAGATACTGGAATGAATGCAAAACTTGAAATTAAAAGACCCTTAACGTCCTCTTCCCGACTCAAAAAATTTTTGTTTATCTATTTAGCTATTGGAAGTTTGGCTTTAGTCTTAACCTTGTCCAGCGCAATAATATTGCCTCTTTACAGTCGTTTAAAAGCTTCTGAAGATAGAAATATAAAGCATGCTGTAGAAATCCGGGCTATGGCTATAAGCGAATGGGCGAGGCGTTCAAAGGATTTGGCCTGGCAGATAACCAGTCGTACCAGAATCCGGCAAGAACTTAAAAAATATAACAATGGGGAAATCTCATTGGATCAGGTAAAATCTTTTACCGAACCAAAGTTGGCTGATGCCATGAATTTATCCAAAGAAATCCTTGGTATCATACGATTAGATAACAAAGAACAATTAGTTTCAAAATGTGGTTTAAACGTTCCCAAAGAAAAATGGCCGTTGTCTGATATCACTTTAAAAAACATTACAGTATCTCAGCCAAGCATTATTTCAGATTATTCTGTATTTATTGTTAGGGCACCCATACTGAGTCATGACGGCGCTTATGAAGGAGCTGATTTGATTGTGATTGATTTGTCTAATCTAAAGGCGATCACCTCAAATTATTCAGGTTTGGGAAAAACAAGTCAGATTATCTTAGGGTATTCTTTCTTTGACAACTCGATTAATCAAGTATTTCCATTAAAAAGTCAGAATTTGGATGTTGATAATGGGCAGACATTTAACTCTACAGTTGCGACACTTCTTAAAAAAGGTATTAATGGAAATAAGGGGTTAGAGAAAATAGACAAAAATGTGTTTGCGTATACCCCTCTTGTTGATTTCAGTTGGGTACTTTTGATTTCTCAAAGTGAAAATGAACTTTACGCTTCATTAAATAACAAATTGCTAATAATAGGATCGTCATTAATTTTTATTTATTTGGTTTTTATTTTAGGGTTTTGGCTTATCATGAATCCGCTTTCAGGCCGTTTACTTATGCATGCAGAGGAACTTGAAGAATCGATAATAAAAAAGACTCAATATCTTAATGATGAGATTTTAATTCGTCAAAAATCTGAAAAGAAACTGAGACAGAGTGAAGAAATGATGCTCAATTCGCAATCTGTGGCACATATATGTTCTTATTCAACAGATTTGAATGCAGGCGAGATAGAGAAAAGCGCATGGGTCTGTTCGCCTGAATTTTACAAAATATTTGGCATCGATAAAACCTATCCACATACCATAGAAGGTTGGGCCAACTTTATTCATCCAGACGACCGCAAAGAAGTATTTGATTACCATGAATCGGTTGTGAAGGAAAAAAAAATGTTCAGCCGTGAATATAAAATAATCCGTATTAACGATGGTGAAGAACGCTGGGTTCACGGCACAGGAAAACTTGAATTTGATGAAAAAGGAAACCCCGTTAGAATGCATGGGGCAATACAGGACATCACTGAGCGCAAAAATCTCGAATTCCAGGTCCAGCAAGCTCAAAAAATGGAGTCCATTGGCAATCTTGCGGGTGGAATTGCCCATGATTTTAATAATCTTCTCTATCCCATTATCGGATTTGCAGAAATGCTTATAGAGGACCTCCCTCCAAAAAGCCCTGAACATGAAAGTGCACAAGCAATATTTAATGCCGGGAAAAGAGGTTGTGAGCTTGTCAAACAAATACTTGCTTTCAGTCGACAAGTTGATCATCAACTGTCACCCGTTCGTTTTCAAAAAATATTAGCTGAAGTATTTAAACTGACCCGTTCAACAATACCCAGCGATATTGAAATTTATCAGGATATTCAAAAAGACTGTGGTTTAGTGATGGCAGAAGAAACTCAATTGCATCAGATTGCCATGAACCTTATCACAAATGCCTATCATGCTGTAGAGAAGACGGGTGGAAAAATTTCAGTACAACTGAAAGAGATTACATTGGATAATGATGATTTGAAAGACAGACCATTGCAGGTGGGTCAATACGTCATGCTATCTGTTTCCGACAATGGCGTTGGTATCCCTCGGGAAATAATGAATAATATTTTTGACCCTTATTTCACAACAAAAGAGCAGGGCAAAGGGACCGGTCTTGGTCTCGCTGTTGTATACGGAATCTTGAGAGAGCATAAAGGAGATGTAAAAGTATACAGCGAGGTGGGTAAAGGAACGACTTTTAATGTTTATTTACCTGTAATGAAAGAATCTGATGAACCCATTTCAACTGAAAAGGAATTATATAAACTAACAGGTACAGAAAGAATATTATTGGTTGACGATGAAATATCGGTTGTTCGACTTGAGAAACAAATGCTCGAACGTCTTGGCTATAAAGTATCTGCTTGGTCCAACAGCATAGAAGCCCTGGAAACTTTCAATTCTAATCCAGATGGTTATGACCTTGTAATCTCAGATATGACGATGCCAAACATGACAGGAGATCAGCTTGCAAAAGAGTTAATGGCCATACGACCGGATATTCCGATTATCATTTGTACCGGATTCAGTGAACGGATAAACAAGGAACAGGCTGAAGCTAATAAAGTAAAGGGTTTTCTTATGAAACCGGTAGTTAAATCTGAAATGGCTCAAATGGTTCGGAAAGTGCTGGATGAGGCCAAAGTTTATAAAGGAAATTGA
- a CDS encoding recombinase family protein, producing the protein MTIFTYARVSTLDQHTDLQTAELKAAYPNAVHRQEKKSGTTITDRDVLNLLLDMIGQGDKLVVWKLDRLARNIGDLCKIVYTLDIKGASLEILNQKIDTSTATGRAFLQMLGVFSEFETNLRKERQLAGIAIAKAKGKHLGRRPSLTDDQKKEVQVKNKAGMNPTILSNEYGVSRGTIYNVLKEAT; encoded by the coding sequence ATGACTATTTTTACATACGCCAGAGTATCAACTCTCGATCAGCATACGGATTTACAAACAGCAGAGCTAAAGGCCGCCTATCCTAATGCCGTACATCGCCAGGAAAAGAAATCCGGCACCACGATAACTGACCGGGATGTTTTAAACCTGCTGCTCGATATGATTGGCCAGGGCGATAAATTAGTCGTATGGAAACTTGATCGATTAGCCCGGAATATAGGAGACCTTTGCAAAATAGTTTACACTCTGGACATAAAAGGTGCTTCACTTGAGATACTTAATCAGAAGATTGACACCAGTACAGCCACCGGTAGAGCTTTTCTCCAAATGCTGGGAGTGTTTTCAGAATTTGAAACAAATCTAAGAAAAGAACGCCAGCTTGCCGGGATAGCAATAGCCAAGGCCAAAGGTAAGCACCTGGGGAGAAGACCCTCTCTCACAGATGATCAAAAGAAAGAAGTTCAGGTAAAGAACAAAGCAGGGATGAACCCTACCATACTTTCGAATGAATACGGGGTTAGCCGGGGGACCATATATAACGTTTTGAAAGAGGCAACATAG
- a CDS encoding helix-turn-helix domain-containing protein translates to MIEIEKGSANVYEDLGRPNADRMFVKAILASKIGEIVRQRNLTQQQAAEILKIPQPKLSDLLRGQFRGISEAKMLTCLNYLGSDVEIIIHTPGLDSSRGDTRVTFA, encoded by the coding sequence ATGATTGAAATAGAGAAAGGCAGCGCCAATGTCTATGAGGATCTGGGAAGACCGAATGCCGACAGGATGTTTGTTAAGGCAATACTGGCCTCAAAGATTGGAGAAATTGTTCGCCAGAGAAATTTAACTCAACAACAGGCAGCTGAAATATTAAAAATACCTCAACCCAAACTATCTGACCTTCTCCGGGGACAGTTCCGAGGGATCAGCGAGGCCAAGATGTTGACCTGTCTTAATTATTTGGGAAGTGATGTTGAAATTATTATACACACACCGGGATTAGATTCTTCAAGGGGAGATACCCGGGTAACCTTTGCCTGA
- a CDS encoding type II toxin-antitoxin system RelE/ParE family toxin, translating into MKIKLLMWVGSSKKDLMKMPDDVQDMFGFALHLAQSGQKHPDAKPLKGFGGAGVLEVVENYKTDTYRAVYTVRYTNAVYVVHCFQKKSGQGIATPRPDMDLIKSRLKALDNFIKGK; encoded by the coding sequence ATGAAAATAAAACTGTTGATGTGGGTAGGATCCAGCAAAAAGGATCTCATGAAAATGCCCGATGATGTGCAGGATATGTTTGGCTTTGCATTGCATCTTGCTCAGTCGGGACAGAAACACCCCGATGCAAAACCACTTAAAGGATTTGGAGGAGCAGGAGTATTGGAAGTGGTGGAGAACTATAAAACAGACACATATCGGGCCGTTTATACCGTTCGATATACAAATGCAGTCTATGTGGTCCACTGTTTTCAAAAAAAATCAGGCCAGGGTATAGCAACACCCAGGCCAGATATGGATTTGATCAAATCCCGCTTAAAGGCCTTAGATAATTTTATAAAAGGAAAATAA
- a CDS encoding ATP-binding response regulator: protein MKILIAEDDLTSQVMLESLLTKWEYKVTVTDNGQQAYDVLQEDDAPSIALLDWEMPHLDGAALCKMLREQKQKRPIYLILLTSRRGSEFISQGLLAGADDYISKPYDNNELKARIEVGTRMLQLQNQMIEQNKLEGVLEMAGAVCHELNQPLQTVSGYSELLLMDLDPDDPNYMMIKNIKAGINRIAELTRKIMNITKYQSKPYMHGKIVDLEPSSKHL from the coding sequence ATGAAAATTCTGATTGCAGAGGATGACCTCACATCCCAGGTCATGCTTGAGTCTCTTCTGACCAAGTGGGAATACAAAGTTACGGTCACCGATAACGGCCAGCAGGCCTATGACGTGCTCCAGGAAGATGATGCCCCGAGCATTGCACTGCTCGACTGGGAAATGCCGCATCTGGACGGTGCAGCTTTATGCAAAATGCTCAGAGAGCAAAAACAAAAAAGACCTATTTATTTGATTCTGCTAACCTCCAGGCGAGGGTCTGAATTCATTTCCCAGGGGCTTTTAGCAGGTGCGGATGACTATATTTCAAAACCCTATGACAATAACGAACTTAAGGCCAGAATCGAGGTTGGAACACGTATGCTTCAGCTTCAAAATCAGATGATAGAACAAAATAAACTCGAAGGGGTTCTTGAGATGGCAGGGGCTGTCTGCCACGAACTAAACCAGCCTTTACAGACTGTCAGCGGGTATTCAGAGCTTCTTTTGATGGACCTTGATCCAGATGATCCAAATTATATGATGATTAAAAACATTAAGGCCGGCATCAATCGCATAGCTGAATTAACCCGAAAAATAATGAACATAACTAAGTATCAATCAAAGCCGTATATGCATGGTAAAATTGTTGATTTGGAACCGTCTTCAAAACATTTATAG
- a CDS encoding PAS domain-containing hybrid sensor histidine kinase/response regulator has product MNKKNKHTIALQRKKLQESQDRYRAMFENTMCIKMLIDPNDGAIAEANEAACTFYGYSVEQIRQMKISDINTLSPDEVAKNIQAALSGQHQYFESRHRLADGQIRDVQISSSPIPFKGQKWLYYIIHDITARKNAEKKLHENKSFQRVLLEDINAGVVIVDKKTHTIEQINSQGAKLFGASQDEIIGHVCHNFLCPYDRGNCPITDKGMDLDRADRILLKADGTLLPILKSVKSIKLDGKEKLLETFIDISDRKSAEERLKKSETNFRSFFNSIDNFLFVLDVKGNILKANETAIRRLEYSEEELNGLNVAMVHPEDRRAEAKKIVGEMIEGSADFCPIPVISKSGRYIQVETRVHPGSWDDRPALFCVTKDVTKIRETEELFSKAFHASASLMGISEIDGGLFIDVNRAFVETSGYTRNEAIGKTSVELGLFPNPEDRNRVASMVKESGFIKNMEITIRTKIGDKKFGLFSATRIDVNGNPCLLTTLTDITDRKSAEDALRENKERLDLALESASMAPWHWDTMEKKLYLDSKACLLLGLDTERSNGTLQDFIDAVHPDDRARLRQARDRTTARGTFYEHEFRVVWPDGSTHYITAHGKPVHNSSGVMTKIHGLIGDISKRKIAQQNFEDERQRLANVIKGTNTGTWEWNVQTGETVYNKRWAEILGYTLEELEPADVSTWNRLTHPQDLEKSDEMLLKHFTGEIPYYDIQCRMRHKRGHWVWVHDRGQVMTWTADGKPLMMFGTHMDINQAKQVEQELMATNFQLEDAMARANQMATEAELANLAKGEFLANMSHEIRTPMNGIIGMTGLLMDTQLTDEQRRYARIVQASGESLLRIINEILDFSKIEAGKLDLETIDFNLQDFCDYLTPPLAMQAHEQGIEFICTLDPDVPLGLRGDSGRLGQILTNLAGNAVKFTSTGKVSIKVKVEHETDKDVILYFSVKDTGIGIQREKLGMIFNKFTQADESTTREFGGTGLGLAISKQLTEMMGGRMGVESIQGEGSNFWFTVHMEKQDQGKGKENCPSPGLKDAVVVPMNDSSIARQKLNRFKGKGLRILVVEDNITNQLVALGILKKMGFAAHAVTNGAKAIEALDGATHYDLVFMDMQMPVMNGLDATRAIRDPDSKVYDHDIPIVAMTANAMEEDRKHCLKAGMNDYLSKPINPSALVKVLEKWLVNLEKDEISPSEDMGSIGEDKNRSQRIFDRDALFEQLLGDENLLEIVTATFLKDMSDQIFTLKKSLSRYNAPETAALIHKIKGASAIVKALAFNEAVVQMEDAAKNGDIVKLKELVSVLDFEFLRLTDTMTGSGVGSRQ; this is encoded by the coding sequence ATGAACAAAAAAAATAAACATACTATCGCCTTGCAACGAAAAAAACTGCAAGAAAGCCAAGACCGATATCGGGCCATGTTTGAAAATACCATGTGCATCAAAATGTTGATAGATCCGAATGACGGAGCAATAGCAGAAGCCAACGAAGCTGCATGCACCTTCTACGGGTATTCGGTTGAACAGATTCGCCAGATGAAGATTTCAGACATCAATACTCTTTCCCCTGACGAGGTGGCAAAAAATATTCAAGCAGCCCTTTCCGGACAACACCAATACTTTGAATCAAGGCATCGACTGGCCGACGGACAAATCCGTGATGTACAGATATCGTCAAGCCCCATTCCCTTTAAAGGACAAAAGTGGCTCTACTACATAATTCACGACATAACGGCCCGTAAGAATGCCGAGAAAAAACTTCATGAAAACAAATCCTTTCAACGCGTTTTGCTGGAAGATATAAATGCAGGTGTAGTTATAGTCGACAAAAAGACACACACGATTGAACAGATAAATTCACAAGGGGCAAAGCTTTTTGGAGCTTCCCAGGATGAGATTATAGGACATGTCTGCCATAATTTCCTCTGCCCGTATGACCGGGGCAACTGCCCGATAACAGACAAAGGGATGGATTTAGATAGAGCGGATCGAATTTTATTAAAAGCCGACGGCACCCTTCTTCCGATATTAAAATCAGTCAAAAGCATTAAGCTTGACGGTAAGGAGAAGCTCCTTGAAACCTTTATAGACATAAGCGATCGCAAGTCAGCCGAAGAACGACTCAAGAAAAGCGAAACGAATTTTCGTTCTTTTTTCAACTCCATTGACAATTTTTTATTTGTTCTCGACGTTAAGGGCAATATTCTCAAGGCAAACGAAACAGCTATCCGCAGGCTCGAATACTCGGAAGAAGAACTCAACGGGTTGAATGTAGCCATGGTTCATCCCGAAGATCGACGGGCAGAAGCCAAAAAGATTGTGGGGGAGATGATCGAGGGGAGCGCGGATTTCTGTCCCATACCAGTAATCAGCAAATCTGGACGATACATTCAGGTTGAAACCAGGGTTCATCCCGGTTCGTGGGATGACAGACCTGCGTTGTTCTGCGTCACCAAGGATGTCACAAAGATCAGGGAGACCGAAGAGCTTTTTTCAAAGGCATTTCACGCAAGTGCGAGTCTGATGGGCATCTCTGAAATCGATGGGGGATTATTCATAGACGTAAACAGGGCCTTTGTGGAGACCTCTGGATATACACGCAACGAGGCTATTGGAAAGACGTCGGTTGAGCTGGGTCTTTTTCCAAACCCCGAGGATAGAAACCGTGTGGCATCCATGGTCAAAGAGTCGGGTTTTATAAAAAACATGGAAATCACCATAAGAACGAAAATAGGTGATAAAAAATTTGGTTTGTTCTCTGCAACCAGAATTGATGTCAATGGTAACCCCTGCTTGCTGACAACCTTGACAGACATCACAGATCGCAAGAGTGCGGAGGACGCATTGAGGGAAAATAAGGAGCGCCTTGATCTTGCCCTGGAATCTGCGAGTATGGCACCTTGGCACTGGGATACCATGGAGAAAAAGCTTTATCTTGATTCAAAAGCCTGCCTGCTTCTCGGGCTTGACACTGAACGATCCAATGGAACATTACAAGATTTTATAGATGCGGTACATCCTGATGACCGAGCGAGACTCAGACAGGCCAGAGATAGAACAACCGCTCGGGGAACATTTTATGAGCATGAGTTTCGTGTAGTATGGCCGGATGGGAGCACCCACTATATCACGGCCCATGGCAAGCCGGTTCACAACAGCTCAGGAGTAATGACCAAGATCCATGGGCTCATCGGGGATATAAGTAAAAGAAAAATTGCTCAGCAAAATTTTGAAGACGAACGGCAGCGCCTTGCCAACGTGATCAAGGGGACCAACACTGGAACCTGGGAGTGGAATGTGCAGACAGGAGAAACAGTCTACAATAAGAGGTGGGCCGAGATCCTGGGATATACCCTTGAAGAACTGGAACCCGCAGACGTTAGCACCTGGAATAGACTTACACATCCCCAGGACCTTGAAAAATCGGATGAGATGCTTCTTAAGCATTTTACAGGCGAGATCCCCTACTACGATATTCAATGCCGAATGCGACACAAAAGAGGTCATTGGGTATGGGTCCATGATCGGGGCCAGGTGATGACCTGGACAGCTGACGGCAAACCATTGATGATGTTTGGCACCCACATGGATATCAACCAGGCAAAACAGGTGGAGCAGGAGCTTATGGCCACCAACTTCCAGCTCGAGGATGCCATGGCCCGGGCAAACCAGATGGCCACCGAAGCCGAACTTGCCAATCTCGCCAAAGGAGAGTTTCTGGCCAACATGAGCCATGAAATAAGAACACCAATGAACGGGATTATCGGAATGACGGGGCTGCTTATGGACACCCAATTGACCGATGAGCAGCGAAGATACGCAAGGATTGTTCAGGCAAGTGGAGAATCCCTTTTAAGGATAATCAACGAGATCCTGGATTTTTCAAAAATTGAGGCCGGTAAGCTCGACCTGGAAACTATAGACTTCAACCTCCAGGACTTTTGTGATTATTTAACACCACCCCTTGCCATGCAGGCCCATGAACAGGGGATTGAATTTATCTGTACCTTAGATCCCGATGTACCATTGGGGCTCAGGGGAGATTCTGGCAGATTAGGTCAGATTTTAACCAACCTCGCAGGAAATGCCGTCAAATTCACCTCCACTGGCAAAGTTTCAATTAAGGTGAAGGTTGAACATGAGACAGATAAAGATGTCATTCTCTATTTTTCGGTCAAAGATACGGGCATCGGTATTCAACGAGAAAAACTGGGAATGATTTTTAACAAGTTCACCCAGGCAGATGAGTCCACCACCAGGGAATTTGGAGGCACGGGTTTAGGGCTTGCCATTTCGAAACAACTTACGGAGATGATGGGCGGCCGAATGGGGGTAGAAAGCATACAGGGTGAAGGTTCAAATTTCTGGTTTACGGTACATATGGAAAAACAGGATCAGGGAAAAGGGAAAGAGAACTGCCCCTCCCCCGGCTTAAAAGATGCCGTTGTTGTTCCCATGAATGACAGTTCAATCGCCCGTCAAAAACTAAACCGCTTTAAAGGCAAAGGATTACGCATCCTGGTAGTTGAGGACAATATTACCAACCAGCTCGTCGCCCTTGGAATCTTAAAGAAAATGGGCTTTGCTGCCCATGCTGTAACCAACGGAGCCAAGGCGATCGAAGCCCTTGATGGAGCTACGCATTACGATCTTGTATTCATGGACATGCAGATGCCCGTGATGAACGGGTTGGATGCCACCCGGGCAATTCGAGATCCAGACTCGAAGGTCTATGACCATGACATACCCATCGTTGCAATGACTGCCAATGCAATGGAGGAAGACCGCAAACACTGCCTCAAAGCCGGTATGAACGACTATCTGTCCAAACCCATAAACCCCTCGGCCCTGGTAAAAGTCCTGGAAAAATGGCTTGTTAACCTGGAAAAAGATGAAATTTCACCTTCAGAAGATATGGGAAGTATAGGAGAGGATAAAAATAGATCTCAAAGAATTTTTGATCGAGATGCTCTTTTCGAACAACTTTTGGGCGACGAAAACTTATTAGAGATTGTTACTGCAACATTCTTAAAGGATATGTCCGATCAAATTTTCACTCTGAAAAAATCATTGTCCAGGTACAATGCCCCAGAAACAGCAGCCCTGATCCATAAGATCAAAGGAGCGTCGGCCATTGTCAAGGCCTTGGCATTCAATGAAGCGGTAGTTCAAATGGAAGATGCCGCCAAGAATGGTGACATTGTAAAATTAAAAGAGCTGGTATCTGTTCTTGATTTTGAATTTCTCAGATTAACCGATACCATGACAGGGAGTGGGGTGGGCAGTAGGCAGTAG
- a CDS encoding IS1634 family transposase translates to MELEINRLDHYGVVAGVIKDLKLVEQIDSLLGVHDLSEISHGEAIAGMILNGLGFTDRPLSLTPQFFENKPLEVLFRPGVQAEHFNRFKLGRTLDVAHAYGCEALFGSLAASVCQQEQVDCSFGCEDTTSFSVTGENLPDQDTQAVTITHGYSKDHRPDLKQVVLEMMTSQDGGIPLLMKCWDGNSNDNTIFQHRSKKLVEAWNDMEAPRYLIMDSKGYSKENAIHLNSLNFITRIPETNKPAKTSIQNALNHDIWESWDEQRKYTCLEIEHYEIQQRWIVVFSEAAFNRSEKTVEKASIKEKTQIDKALYHLQAQRFETETEARASLEKLHKKWKYHQVKAVEIKEHKKYLSKGRPGKSTPFEIKYQIEFKAEKDLEQIKQIVRERACFIIGSNIPKSELSDVEVLQAYQKQDHVEKGFGFLKSSLCFASAFFLEKPSRIEGLIMVMTLSLLVYTIAQRRLRKALEKLNETIPNQIKQPSKRPTMRWIFQILEGINHVVIRENQQVKVMLEGVSELRRKILTLLGDSVAKIYQVVSRFQNNCLKC, encoded by the coding sequence ATGGAATTAGAAATAAATCGTTTAGATCATTATGGTGTTGTAGCCGGTGTAATTAAAGACCTGAAATTAGTGGAACAAATTGATAGTCTGTTAGGAGTCCATGATCTGTCAGAGATTAGCCATGGAGAAGCGATTGCTGGTATGATTCTTAATGGTCTTGGTTTTACTGATCGTCCTCTTTCTTTGACACCTCAGTTTTTTGAGAATAAACCACTGGAAGTCTTATTTCGTCCGGGAGTGCAAGCCGAGCATTTCAACCGGTTTAAGTTAGGGCGTACTCTGGATGTGGCTCATGCCTATGGCTGTGAGGCGTTGTTTGGAAGTTTAGCAGCATCAGTTTGTCAGCAGGAACAGGTTGATTGTAGCTTTGGCTGCGAAGATACCACCAGCTTTTCTGTGACTGGTGAAAATCTGCCAGATCAAGATACTCAAGCGGTCACGATTACCCATGGTTATTCGAAAGATCATCGACCCGATCTGAAACAAGTGGTCTTGGAAATGATGACATCTCAAGATGGGGGAATTCCGCTTTTGATGAAATGTTGGGATGGAAATTCTAATGATAATACTATTTTCCAGCATCGGTCTAAAAAACTGGTAGAAGCCTGGAATGATATGGAAGCCCCACGCTATCTGATTATGGATTCAAAAGGTTATAGTAAAGAAAATGCTATCCACCTAAATTCTTTGAATTTTATCACTCGAATTCCGGAAACAAACAAACCAGCTAAGACATCAATTCAGAATGCTTTAAATCATGATATTTGGGAAAGTTGGGATGAACAAAGAAAATATACTTGTCTTGAAATAGAGCATTATGAGATCCAGCAACGCTGGATTGTAGTTTTTTCTGAAGCTGCTTTTAATCGTTCTGAAAAAACAGTAGAAAAAGCCAGCATTAAAGAAAAAACTCAGATTGATAAGGCGCTTTATCATTTACAGGCTCAAAGGTTTGAAACGGAGACTGAGGCCAGGGCGTCCCTGGAGAAATTGCATAAAAAGTGGAAATATCACCAGGTGAAAGCGGTTGAAATCAAAGAACATAAAAAATATCTGAGCAAAGGTAGACCTGGTAAAAGCACTCCCTTTGAAATCAAATATCAAATTGAATTTAAAGCTGAAAAAGACCTGGAACAAATCAAACAAATCGTGCGGGAAAGGGCTTGCTTTATCATTGGCAGCAATATCCCTAAATCTGAGTTGAGTGATGTTGAGGTGCTTCAAGCCTATCAAAAACAAGATCATGTTGAGAAAGGGTTTGGCTTTTTGAAGAGTTCTTTGTGTTTTGCCTCTGCGTTTTTCCTGGAAAAACCATCCAGGATTGAAGGCCTGATAATGGTGATGACTTTATCCTTACTTGTTTACACTATAGCACAGAGGCGCTTAAGAAAAGCGTTGGAAAAGCTGAATGAAACCATTCCTAATCAGATTAAACAACCCAGTAAACGTCCCACCATGAGATGGATTTTTCAAATTTTGGAGGGGATCAATCATGTTGTAATTAGGGAAAATCAGCAGGTTAAAGTAATGTTAGAAGGAGTTAGTGAATTACGCAGAAAAATATTAACGCTTTTGGGAGATTCTGTTGCAAAGATTTATCAAGTGGTATCTCGATTTCAAAACAACTGCCTGAAATGCTAA
- a CDS encoding master DNA invertase Mpi family serine-type recombinase: MIFAYIRVSTDQQTVENQRFEILKFADQKKIHVGEWIEETISGTKKYQDRKLGKLLQGLKKEDILIVSELSRLGRNLMEVMSILHDCMEREIKVYAIKEGYELGNNINSKVLAFAFGLSAEIERNLISQRTKDALARIKSEGQTLGRPKGSLSKETKLTGKEEEIKDLLRKKVSVSAIGRILGVHRLTVDNFIKTRGLREDI; this comes from the coding sequence ATGATTTTTGCCTATATTCGAGTCAGCACGGATCAACAGACCGTTGAGAATCAAAGATTTGAAATTTTAAAGTTTGCCGACCAAAAAAAGATCCATGTTGGAGAATGGATTGAAGAGACAATCAGTGGTACAAAAAAATATCAAGATCGTAAACTGGGCAAGCTCCTGCAGGGTCTCAAAAAAGAAGACATTTTGATTGTCAGTGAATTATCCAGGTTGGGTAGGAACCTTATGGAGGTGATGAGTATCCTGCATGATTGCATGGAAAGAGAAATCAAGGTTTATGCGATTAAAGAGGGGTATGAACTGGGGAATAATATCAACTCCAAGGTCTTGGCGTTTGCCTTTGGGCTTTCTGCCGAAATAGAACGGAATCTAATTTCCCAACGAACAAAAGATGCTCTGGCTCGAATAAAAAGTGAGGGACAAACATTAGGCAGACCCAAAGGGAGCCTATCCAAAGAAACAAAACTCACGGGAAAAGAGGAAGAAATCAAAGATTTACTCAGGAAAAAAGTTTCTGTCAGTGCTATTGGAAGGATTTTAGGAGTACACAGGTTGACGGTGGATAACTTTATTAAAACCAGGGGACTCAGAGAAGATATTTGA